A DNA window from Micromonospora sp. NBC_01739 contains the following coding sequences:
- a CDS encoding mannitol dehydrogenase family protein encodes MAVTVGASRLDLGALRRLPAGSRPLVQPGSVPAGVLHLGLGAFHRAHQAVYTEQAIALAGGDWGILGVAPRNADLVRVLTAQDNLFSVSTLSAADQHTRVVGALTGVRLAAADPQAVVALLADPAIRVVTLTVTEKAYQLDPAAGTLRPDPALVADLTTDRPPVTVPGLLVRGLLARAAADAGPIALVSCDNLPANGRRLRGLVQHALAYAKAPRPALDWVGAQVGFPGTMVDRIVPASTAQTLAAARRALGVEDLAAVAAEPYTQWVIEDDFPGGRPAWDRAGAVLCADAGPWERLKLRTLNGVHSAAAYLGALAGCETIAEALALPHLDTVLRRLIAEEIAVSFTPPEGVEVVDYGEQVLARFGNPAIRHRTLQVAMDGSQKLPQRILHTIADLRAAGRSARWATLVIAAWIRFAQGATDEGSPLPLDDPLADRIRTALAEAAQTPAGAVEAVLALDEVVPPEVAADPQVRADITAWLTDLTRYGVRPTLTAAA; translated from the coding sequence ATGGCGGTGACCGTGGGGGCCTCCCGACTCGACCTGGGGGCGCTGCGTCGGCTGCCGGCCGGGTCCCGTCCGCTGGTGCAGCCCGGCAGCGTGCCGGCCGGGGTGCTGCACCTGGGGCTCGGCGCCTTCCACCGGGCCCACCAGGCGGTCTACACCGAGCAGGCGATCGCCCTGGCCGGCGGGGACTGGGGCATCCTCGGGGTGGCGCCGCGCAACGCCGACCTGGTGCGGGTGCTGACCGCGCAGGACAACCTGTTCAGTGTCAGCACCCTGTCGGCCGCCGACCAGCACACCCGGGTGGTCGGGGCGCTGACCGGGGTACGGCTGGCCGCCGCCGACCCGCAGGCGGTGGTGGCGCTGCTGGCCGACCCGGCGATCCGGGTGGTCACCCTGACGGTCACCGAGAAGGCGTACCAACTCGATCCGGCCGCAGGAACCCTGCGCCCGGACCCGGCCCTGGTGGCCGACCTGACCACGGACCGGCCCCCGGTGACCGTGCCCGGTCTGCTGGTGCGCGGGCTGCTGGCCCGGGCCGCCGCCGACGCCGGGCCGATCGCCCTGGTCAGCTGCGACAACCTGCCCGCCAACGGCCGCCGGCTCCGTGGCCTGGTCCAGCACGCCCTGGCGTACGCGAAGGCACCCCGACCGGCCCTGGACTGGGTCGGGGCCCAGGTAGGGTTCCCGGGCACCATGGTGGACCGGATCGTCCCGGCCAGCACGGCGCAGACCCTGGCGGCGGCCCGGCGGGCCCTGGGGGTGGAGGATCTGGCGGCGGTGGCGGCCGAGCCGTACACCCAGTGGGTCATCGAGGACGACTTCCCCGGCGGACGTCCGGCCTGGGACCGGGCCGGGGCGGTGCTCTGCGCCGACGCCGGGCCCTGGGAGCGGCTCAAGCTGCGCACCCTCAACGGGGTGCACTCGGCGGCGGCCTACCTGGGGGCCCTGGCCGGCTGCGAGACCATCGCGGAGGCCCTGGCGCTGCCGCACCTGGACACCGTGCTGCGTCGGCTCATCGCCGAGGAGATCGCGGTCAGCTTCACCCCGCCGGAGGGGGTCGAGGTGGTCGACTACGGCGAGCAGGTGCTGGCCCGGTTCGGCAACCCGGCGATCCGGCACCGCACCCTCCAGGTGGCGATGGACGGTTCGCAGAAGCTGCCCCAGCGGATCCTGCACACCATCGCCGACCTGCGGGCCGCCGGCCGCTCGGCGCGCTGGGCGACCCTGGTGATCGCCGCCTGGATCCGGTTCGCCCAGGGTGCCACCGACGAGGGTTCGCCGCTGCCCCTGGACGACCCGCTGGCAGACCGGATCCGTACCGCCCTGGCCGAGGCGGCGCAGACCCCCGCCGGGGCGGTCGAGGCCGTGCTGGCCCTGGACGAGGTCGTCCCGCCGGAGGTGGCCGCCGACCCCCAGGTACGCGCCGACATCACCGCCTGGCTGACCGACCTGACCCGTTACGGCGTCCGCCCCACCCTCACCGCCGCCGCATGA